The following proteins are encoded in a genomic region of Neomonachus schauinslandi chromosome 7, ASM220157v2, whole genome shotgun sequence:
- the TMEM171 gene encoding transmembrane protein 171 isoform X1, with amino-acid sequence MSPVAAAEPDGVQRDRRVSKLIFFLFVFGAILLCVGVLLSIFGFQACQYKIFPDCSMVLKVAGPACAAAGLGAVILARSRARLQLREGRLRGSQADPDRAFICGESRQFAQCLIFGFLFLTSGMLISILGIWVPGCGSDWAQEPLNETDTADVEPQICGFLSLQIMGPLIVLMGLCFFVVAHVKRNNLNEGQDASESEDRQTQSTDPVHVTVGDAVIIFPPPPPPYFPESSASTTPSPGANGLLPNENPPSYYSIFTYGRTPTPEGQGAASERDHESIYTISGTALASEISITPHLSSELPPRYEEKEMAAATTSSPSSEPSPP; translated from the exons ATGTCTCCTGTAGCTGCTGCTGAGCCAGACGGGGTCCAGCGAGACAGGCGTGTCAGCaagctcattttcttcctttttgtctttgGTGCCATCCTGTTGTGTGTGGGAGTCCTGCTCTCCATCTTTGGGTTCCAGGCATGCCAGTACAAAATCTTCCCAGACTGCAGCATGGTGCTGAAGGTCGCTGGGCCTGCCTGTGCCGCGGCTGGGCTTGGGGCTGTGATCCTGGCCCGCTCGCGGGCACGACTTCAGCTCCGTGAGGGGCGCCTGAGGGGCAGTCAGGCGGACCCCGACCGAGCCTTCATCTGTGGAGAGAGCCGCCAGTTTGCCCAGTGCCTCATCTTCGGGTTTCTGTTCTTGACGAGTGGCATGCTCATCAGCATTCTGGGCATTTGGGTCCCCGGCTGTGGTTCAGACTGGGCGCAGGAACCCCTGAATGAGACAGACACTGCCGACGTGGAGCCCCAGATCTGTGGATTCCTGTCCCTGCAGATCATGGGGCCCTTGATTGTACTCATGGGACTGTGTTTCTTTGTGGTTGCCCACGTTAAGAGAAACAACTTGAATGAGGGCCAGGATGCCTCCGAAAGTGAAGACAGACAGACGCAGAGCACGGACCCCGTCCATGTCACTGTAG GTGATGCCGTGATAatattcccacccccaccaccaccttacTTTCCCGAGTCTTCGGCTTCTACAACTCCGAGTCCTGGGGCTAATGGTTTGCTTCCAAATGAAAATCCGCCTTCATATTACAGTATTTTTACCTATGG TAGGACCCCAACTCCTGAGGGCCAAGGCGCGGCCTCCGAGAGAGATCATGAATCTATATACACCATTTCTGGGACTGCTTTGGCCTCTGAGATCTCAATCACTCCGCATCTCTCCTCTGAACTGCCTCCCAGATacgaagaaaaagaaatggcgGCAGCCACAACCTCATCTCCATCTTCTGAGCCTTCCCCACCGTGA
- the TMEM171 gene encoding transmembrane protein 171 isoform X2 — MSPVAAAEPDGVQRDRRVSKLIFFLFVFGAILLCVGVLLSIFGFQACQYKIFPDCSMVLKVAGPACAAAGLGAVILARSRARLQLREGRLRGSQADPDRAFICGESRQFAQCLIFGFLFLTSGMLISILGIWVPGCGSDWAQEPLNETDTADVEPQICGFLSLQIMGPLIVLMGLCFFVVAHVKRNNLNEGQDASESEDRQTQSTDPVHVTVGDAVIIFPPPPPPYFPESSASTTPSPGANGLLPNENPPSYYSIFTYGTPTPEGQGAASERDHESIYTISGTALASEISITPHLSSELPPRYEEKEMAAATTSSPSSEPSPP, encoded by the exons ATGTCTCCTGTAGCTGCTGCTGAGCCAGACGGGGTCCAGCGAGACAGGCGTGTCAGCaagctcattttcttcctttttgtctttgGTGCCATCCTGTTGTGTGTGGGAGTCCTGCTCTCCATCTTTGGGTTCCAGGCATGCCAGTACAAAATCTTCCCAGACTGCAGCATGGTGCTGAAGGTCGCTGGGCCTGCCTGTGCCGCGGCTGGGCTTGGGGCTGTGATCCTGGCCCGCTCGCGGGCACGACTTCAGCTCCGTGAGGGGCGCCTGAGGGGCAGTCAGGCGGACCCCGACCGAGCCTTCATCTGTGGAGAGAGCCGCCAGTTTGCCCAGTGCCTCATCTTCGGGTTTCTGTTCTTGACGAGTGGCATGCTCATCAGCATTCTGGGCATTTGGGTCCCCGGCTGTGGTTCAGACTGGGCGCAGGAACCCCTGAATGAGACAGACACTGCCGACGTGGAGCCCCAGATCTGTGGATTCCTGTCCCTGCAGATCATGGGGCCCTTGATTGTACTCATGGGACTGTGTTTCTTTGTGGTTGCCCACGTTAAGAGAAACAACTTGAATGAGGGCCAGGATGCCTCCGAAAGTGAAGACAGACAGACGCAGAGCACGGACCCCGTCCATGTCACTGTAG GTGATGCCGTGATAatattcccacccccaccaccaccttacTTTCCCGAGTCTTCGGCTTCTACAACTCCGAGTCCTGGGGCTAATGGTTTGCTTCCAAATGAAAATCCGCCTTCATATTACAGTATTTTTACCTATGG GACCCCAACTCCTGAGGGCCAAGGCGCGGCCTCCGAGAGAGATCATGAATCTATATACACCATTTCTGGGACTGCTTTGGCCTCTGAGATCTCAATCACTCCGCATCTCTCCTCTGAACTGCCTCCCAGATacgaagaaaaagaaatggcgGCAGCCACAACCTCATCTCCATCTTCTGAGCCTTCCCCACCGTGA